The genome window TGACCGCCAACCAGATCGACTTTGCCACCTGGAAAGTGCTGGAGGGGCGCTATCTGACGCCCGCCGACGTGCAGCACCACCGCTCCGTCGCCTTCATCGGCGCCGACCTGGCCAAAGATCTCTACCCTGGCGTCGATCCCATCGGCCAGACGCTGAACATCGATGGCCACAACTACCGCGTCATCGGCCAGGCGACCGCGCAGGGCAATATCTTCGGCCGCTCGCAGGACAGTTTCGCCGACACTCCTATCACCGTGTTTCAGGATCTGTACGGCACGCAAGCGTCCCTCAACATCTCGATCAAGGCGCGCTCGGCGGCGCTGCTGCCGGCCACCGAGGACCAGACCGAAGTCATGATGCGCGCCTTCCGTCACCTGCACTACCAGGATAAAGACAACTTCGGCATCATTGGCGCCGACTCGCTGATGGCGTTGTTCCACAAGGTCACTGGCGTGATCGCAGGCGTGATGGTGGGCGTGGCGGCAGTGTTTCTAGTGGTCGGCGGCATCGTGATCATGAACATCATGCTGGCCGCGGTCACCGAGCGCACCTACGAAATCGGCATCCGCAAAGCGATGGGGGCCAAGCGCCAGGACATCCTGAAGCAGTTTCTGGTTGAGTCGGCGGTGCTCTCCGGCGTCGGCGGCATTATCGGCATCGTCTGCGCTTGGACCTTCTGTGTTCTCCTTACCCATTTCACGCCTCTGCCCTTTGCCCTGCCCTGGTTTGCTGCGGTGGCGGCGCTGGTGATCGCCACTGCGGTGGGCCTGTTTTTCGGCATCTATCCCGCGGCCAAAGCCTCGAAGCTGGAGCCGATTGCGGCCCTGCGGGCAGAAACATGATCCCGGCTATCAGCAATCAGCTTTCAGCGATCAGCCCGGCGGTCACGCCCCAGCGCTCATCGGCGGCCTCCCGGCACAAGCTGATGGCTGATGGCTGACGGCTGACAGCTTTTTATGCCCTCTCATATCAAAGAAAACATCGCCCTCGCCTACGACACCGTGCGCTCGCACAAGATGCGCTCGGCGCTCACCATCCTGGGCGTGTTTGTGGGCACAGTTACGCTGATGGCCATCGGCAGCATTCTGACCGGCATGAACCGCACCATCGTCGATCAGATTGAAAGCTTTGGCACCAACACGATTTTCGTCTACAAGTTCGCCCCGGGCATCCAGCTCGGCAACCTCACTCAGGAGGAACGCACCCGGCCGCCGCTGACGCTGCAGGATATTCAGGCGGTGCGCGAAAGCTGCGGTGCCTGCTCGGTAGTGAGCGGCCAGGCGCTGCCCCGCAATCCCTTCGGACGGCCCGGCTCGAATAGCTTCAATGCGCGGGCGCACGGCAAGGAGGTCGACGCCCTGCAGATGGAAGGCGTCGAGGCCAACTATCCCCTCGCCACCAACCGCGTGCTCCAGCAAGGCCGCTTTTTCACGGAGATGGAAAACGATCACCGCCTGAACGTGATCGTCGTCGGCCACTCCATCACCGACGCTCTGTTTCCGCACATGGACCCGCTCGGCCAGCAGTTCCAGATCAACGGCACCACGCTCCGCATCATCGGCGTCTACGCCCCGATCAACGGCGCCGGACCGCAGGAGCCCGATCTGTCCGCCGACGTTCCCTTCCAGACCTTCGCCAAGCTCTACCCCGCCGCCACCGAGCACGCCATCGTCGCCCAGGCGCGGCCGGGCCTGCTGCCCATCGCCGAGGATCAGATCGAGATGGCGCTGCGGCGCTCGCGCCGCGACAAATGGGGCGCACACGACAGCTTCGGCATGGCCACCGCTTCCAGCATCATCGGCCAGTTCCACGACATCACCAGCAAAATCGCGCTGGTGATCATCGCCGTCGCCTCCATCGGCATGCTCATCGGCGGCGTGGGAGTGATGAACATCATGCTGGTCTCGGTCACCGAGCGCACCCGCGAGATCGGCGTGCGCAAGGCCATCGGCGCCCGCCGCAGCGACATCACGCAGCAGTTTCTGTCCGAGGCCATCTTCCTCACCGGCCTCGGCGGCGTGCTCGGTATCATCGGCGGCTGGATCATCAGCGAGCTGA of Acidobacteriota bacterium contains these proteins:
- a CDS encoding ABC transporter permease is translated as MPLSESIEQAWATLWGHKLRSFLTLLGIIISIWTLVAVVALVQGVNRYVGDKIAGLGSNVLNVQQYSLAEMTDRSLFRKAQLTNRRLSIADYEFLRTHVTLAAQVGAKVGRGGATLAKAGNHSMNAITVNGMTANQIDFATWKVLEGRYLTPADVQHHRSVAFIGADLAKDLYPGVDPIGQTLNIDGHNYRVIGQATAQGNIFGRSQDSFADTPITVFQDLYGTQASLNISIKARSAALLPATEDQTEVMMRAFRHLHYQDKDNFGIIGADSLMALFHKVTGVIAGVMVGVAAVFLVVGGIVIMNIMLAAVTERTYEIGIRKAMGAKRQDILKQFLVESAVLSGVGGIIGIVCAWTFCVLLTHFTPLPFALPWFAAVAALVIATAVGLFFGIYPAAKASKLEPIAALRAET
- a CDS encoding FtsX-like permease family protein, with protein sequence MPSHIKENIALAYDTVRSHKMRSALTILGVFVGTVTLMAIGSILTGMNRTIVDQIESFGTNTIFVYKFAPGIQLGNLTQEERTRPPLTLQDIQAVRESCGACSVVSGQALPRNPFGRPGSNSFNARAHGKEVDALQMEGVEANYPLATNRVLQQGRFFTEMENDHRLNVIVVGHSITDALFPHMDPLGQQFQINGTTLRIIGVYAPINGAGPQEPDLSADVPFQTFAKLYPAATEHAIVAQARPGLLPIAEDQIEMALRRSRRDKWGAHDSFGMATASSIIGQFHDITSKIALVIIAVASIGMLIGGVGVMNIMLVSVTERTREIGVRKAIGARRSDITQQFLSEAIFLTGLGGVLGIIGGWIISELIKISVPSLPSSVPLWSVIAGFGISVAIGVFFGLFPAMKAAKLDPVEALRYE